Proteins encoded together in one Anaerococcus murdochii window:
- a CDS encoding type III restriction-modification system endonuclease, whose translation MKLKFKQQKFQSDAAQAVVDVFNGQGKKQNKYIMDIDLHEKQMTMGEDIDFMGVANQKINPILSADKILDQIRRIQIDNSIRPSDKLEGDGLNLSIEMETGVGKTYTYIKTMYELYEKYGWAKYIIVVPSVAIREGVYKTFEVTEDHFASLYGHRIRYFIYDSSKLSDISNFASDPNINVIIMNYQAFNSSYKGNASESARKIFRELDEFNSRKPIDVISQTNPILILDEPQSLEGKATKERLKEFKALFTLRYSATHKYPYNMVYKLDAVDAYNEKLVKRIQVKGISQTSLTGTSGYIYFDGLNISKSAPTANLEIEIKYKGGVKRKMVRVEEGDNLYIKSNELEAYLEGLTVSQIDGRDNSIEFTNGSRLYAGDVVGQVDEDVIRRIQIRETIKSHLEKERDLYNMGIKVLSLFFIDEVANYRVYDDDNQAQNGIYADIFEEEYDHVFSSFQLKYGGEAYVNYLENFKAETTHKGYFSVDKKGRLKNTKGDSNDDVSTYDLIMKNKELLLDRDPKKSQVRFIFSHSALKEGWDNPNVFQICTLKQSGSDMRKRQEVGRGLRLCVDDTGERMDENALGDSVQEVNSLTVVASESYENFAKALQNEYYEDSSGRARKVNPDLFEGRILNSSDGEEKEIDKDLALKIYDKLRDLRYIDDQKLTEKFYDDKKADSIDLGDDLRDYQDSLIGLLDRIYNRDIDIIDARSRNVYAKLREDKLKSQEFQKLWDNINQKTYYVVDFESDELVENCIAKINAVLNIQTIKYEVKTGYIEQMSIDKKDFSKNIKEVNEDRTEVYGITNSTKYDLVGKIAKDTQLTRKDVVKILKGISEDKFLNYKKNPEEFISKVSQIINDEKAVKIIQHITYDLLEDKYENEIFTEANLKGQLGKSAISSEKGIFDFTIYDSDIERDFSKKLDSRGEVAVYVKLPSSFYISTPVGKYNPDWAIAFKEEDIKHIYFVAETKGSNNTLQLRNIETAKISCAKKHFEKISGDKVRYGVVSSFEELLDIVSK comes from the coding sequence ATGAAACTGAAATTTAAACAACAAAAATTCCAATCTGATGCAGCCCAGGCTGTGGTGGATGTCTTTAATGGCCAGGGAAAAAAACAAAACAAGTATATCATGGATATTGACCTACATGAAAAGCAGATGACTATGGGTGAAGATATAGATTTTATGGGAGTTGCTAACCAAAAAATAAATCCTATCTTATCAGCTGATAAAATCTTAGATCAGATAAGAAGAATCCAGATAGACAATTCTATAAGACCTTCTGATAAGCTAGAGGGGGATGGGCTTAATTTGTCAATCGAGATGGAAACAGGAGTCGGCAAGACCTACACCTATATCAAAACTATGTACGAACTCTACGAAAAGTACGGCTGGGCCAAGTATATTATCGTCGTCCCTTCTGTGGCTATTAGAGAAGGTGTTTATAAAACTTTTGAAGTGACAGAAGACCACTTTGCCAGCCTCTACGGTCATAGGATTAGGTATTTTATTTATGATTCGTCAAAGCTTTCTGATATATCAAACTTTGCCTCAGATCCAAATATAAATGTAATTATTATGAATTACCAGGCCTTTAACTCTTCGTACAAGGGAAATGCTTCAGAGTCTGCAAGGAAGATTTTTAGGGAACTAGATGAATTTAATTCGAGAAAACCAATCGATGTTATAAGTCAAACCAATCCTATTTTAATCCTTGATGAACCTCAGTCCTTGGAGGGTAAGGCAACCAAGGAAAGGCTTAAGGAATTTAAGGCCTTGTTCACTTTGAGATATTCTGCCACCCACAAGTATCCATACAATATGGTCTACAAGCTGGATGCTGTAGATGCCTATAATGAGAAACTTGTAAAGAGAATCCAGGTTAAGGGTATTAGCCAGACTTCTCTGACAGGGACTAGTGGCTATATATATTTTGATGGCTTAAATATTTCAAAATCTGCCCCTACTGCCAACTTAGAGATAGAAATCAAGTACAAGGGCGGTGTCAAAAGGAAAATGGTAAGGGTTGAAGAAGGTGACAATCTCTATATCAAATCAAATGAGCTCGAGGCTTATTTGGAAGGTTTAACCGTATCCCAGATAGATGGTAGGGATAATTCTATAGAATTTACAAACGGAAGCAGACTCTATGCCGGAGATGTGGTTGGCCAGGTGGACGAAGATGTCATCCGCCGCATCCAAATCAGAGAGACTATAAAAAGCCACCTTGAAAAGGAAAGAGACCTCTATAACATGGGAATTAAGGTCCTAAGCCTCTTTTTTATCGATGAAGTTGCAAATTATAGGGTTTATGACGATGACAACCAGGCCCAAAATGGTATATATGCAGATATTTTTGAGGAAGAATACGACCATGTATTTTCTAGCTTCCAATTAAAATATGGAGGAGAAGCCTATGTGAATTACCTTGAAAATTTCAAGGCTGAGACCACCCACAAGGGATATTTCTCTGTTGACAAGAAAGGCAGGCTAAAAAATACCAAGGGCGATTCCAATGATGACGTTTCTACCTATGATTTGATTATGAAAAACAAGGAACTCTTGTTAGACAGGGACCCTAAGAAAAGTCAAGTGAGATTTATATTTTCCCACTCTGCCCTTAAAGAAGGTTGGGATAATCCAAACGTCTTCCAAATATGTACCCTCAAGCAATCTGGCTCTGATATGAGAAAAAGACAAGAAGTTGGCCGTGGTTTGAGGCTTTGTGTGGATGATACTGGCGAGAGGATGGATGAAAATGCCCTCGGTGATAGTGTCCAGGAAGTAAATAGCCTAACTGTTGTGGCTAGCGAATCCTACGAAAATTTTGCCAAGGCCCTTCAAAATGAATATTACGAAGATTCTTCTGGCAGGGCTAGGAAGGTCAATCCTGATTTGTTTGAAGGCAGGATTCTTAATAGCTCAGATGGGGAAGAAAAGGAAATCGACAAAGACCTTGCTCTTAAGATTTATGACAAGTTAAGAGACCTTAGATACATCGATGACCAAAAATTAACTGAGAAATTTTATGATGATAAGAAAGCCGATTCCATAGACTTGGGAGATGATTTAAGAGATTATCAAGATTCGCTGATTGGCCTATTAGATAGGATTTATAATAGGGATATAGATATAATTGACGCAAGATCAAGAAATGTCTATGCAAAGCTCCGTGAAGACAAACTAAAATCTCAAGAATTCCAAAAACTTTGGGATAATATCAACCAGAAAACCTATTATGTGGTTGATTTTGAAAGCGATGAGCTCGTTGAGAATTGTATAGCCAAGATAAATGCAGTCCTTAATATCCAAACCATAAAATACGAGGTGAAGACTGGCTATATAGAGCAAATGTCTATTGATAAGAAAGATTTTAGCAAAAATATTAAGGAAGTAAACGAAGATAGGACCGAAGTATACGGAATTACAAACTCTACTAAGTATGACCTAGTAGGGAAAATTGCCAAGGACACCCAGCTGACTAGGAAGGATGTTGTAAAGATTTTAAAGGGAATAAGTGAAGATAAGTTCCTAAATTACAAGAAAAATCCTGAAGAATTTATAAGCAAGGTAAGCCAGATAATAAACGATGAAAAAGCAGTAAAGATTATCCAACACATCACCTATGATCTTTTGGAAGATAAGTACGAAAATGAGATATTCACCGAAGCCAATCTCAAGGGCCAGCTCGGCAAGAGTGCTATTTCTTCAGAGAAAGGAATTTTTGACTTTACTATCTATGATTCTGATATAGAAAGAGATTTTTCAAAGAAACTAGATAGTAGGGGAGAGGTGGCAGTTTATGTGAAACTCCCATCAAGCTTCTATATTTCAACACCTGTTGGCAAGTACAATCCCGACTGGGCCATTGCTTTTAAGGAA